The following proteins come from a genomic window of Rhipicephalus microplus isolate Deutch F79 unplaced genomic scaffold, USDA_Rmic scaffold_67, whole genome shotgun sequence:
- the LOC142790057 gene encoding uncharacterized protein LOC142790057 isoform X1 codes for MPILYTDGSNTADAGAAASSAASTSQQRDDRSDKKRRKKSAIGRFSRAVVKSFKSSDKNCSRHKDVELANEKLRQINRGPACYCTADQLRKTTRNTSAYTKRSAPTLGEQNHHDLAGRLGDGMKTISETSKDVMRYHDVSPVATRHPHGITVVSGVRTRTYTEAKSSLPEEAGSPGTRAEHVETRVNVAVLRQEVEESFAVIEANSPAPSSSLSTANLSVSAEDVSSLNTQQLPPSTGPAVLECGQMQEMKIHKSAGGDDCSHQRSVSKNTTVSDLRTASVAAAASAEFCAEMARQVKDVSVQTDMTLMSDVPPEQQQRKTSRIWEALRNFFSALRDFFLCAALAHREAAASD; via the exons ATGCCCATCCTGTACACCGATGGTAGCAATACCGCAGACGCCGGAGCAGCCGCCTCCTCCGCCGCATCGACGTCGCAACAAAGAGATGACAGATCGGACAAGAAGCGCCGCAAGAAGAGCGCCATCGGCCGCTTCAGTAGGGCGGTCGTCAAGTCCTTCAAGAGCAGCGACAAGAACTGTTCGCGTCATAAGGACGTCGAGCTGGCCAACGAAAAGCTCCGCCAGATCAACCGTG GACCCGCTTGTTACTGTACAGCGGATCAGCTTCGGAAGACAACAAGGAACACCAGCGCCTACACGAAACGGTCCGCCCCCACGCTCGGCGAGCAGAATCACCATGATCTCGCAGGAAGACTGGGTGATGGGATGAAAACCATTTCAG AGACTTCCAAAGACGTTATGCGGTACCACGACGTGTCACCAGTGGCCACAAGACACCCGCATGGCATCACTGTGGTGTCTGGCGTCCGAACAAGAACGTACACCGAGGCCAA GAGCAGTCTTCCGGAGGAGGCGGGCAGCCCCGGCACTCGTGCGGAGCACGTCGAGACTCGCGTCAACGTGGCCGTGCTTCGGCAAGAAGTGGAAGAGTCGTTCGCCGTTATCGAGGCCAACAGCCCCGCTCCGTCCTCATCATTGTCAACGGCCAACCTCAGTGTCTCTG CAGAGGACGTGTCATCGCTGAACACTCAGCAACTGCCACCATCAACCGGGCCTGCAGTGCTGGAGTGCGGCCAGATGCAAGAAATGAAGATCCACAAGTCGGCGGGTGGAGATGACTGCAGTCACCAGCGGTCTGTTAGCAAAAATACAACAGTGTCTGACCTCAG GACGGCAAGCGTTGCGGCTGCTGCCAGTGCAGAGTTCTGCGCCGAGATGGCGCGGCAGGTGAAGGATGTCTCGGTGCAGACGGACATGACGCTGATGTCCGACGTTCCACCCGAGCAGCAGCAGCGAAAGACCTCGCGCATCTGGGAGGCGCTGCGGAATTTCTTCAGCGCGCTCCGAGACTTCTTCCTGTGCGCTGCGCTCGCTCACAGGGAAGCCGCCGCATCCGACTGA
- the LOC142790057 gene encoding uncharacterized protein LOC142790057 isoform X2, which translates to MPILYTDGSNTADAGAAASSAASTSQQRDDRSDKKRRKKSAIGRFSRAVVKSFKSSDKNCSRHKDVELANEKLRQINRGPACYCTADQLRKTTRNTSAYTKRSAPTLGEQNHHDLAGRLGDGMKTISETSKDVMRYHDVSPVATRHPHGITVVSGVRTRTYTEAKSSLPEEAGSPGTRAEHVETRVNVAVLRQEVEESFAVIEANSPAPSSSLSTANLSVSEDVSSLNTQQLPPSTGPAVLECGQMQEMKIHKSAGGDDCSHQRSVSKNTTVSDLRTASVAAAASAEFCAEMARQVKDVSVQTDMTLMSDVPPEQQQRKTSRIWEALRNFFSALRDFFLCAALAHREAAASD; encoded by the exons ATGCCCATCCTGTACACCGATGGTAGCAATACCGCAGACGCCGGAGCAGCCGCCTCCTCCGCCGCATCGACGTCGCAACAAAGAGATGACAGATCGGACAAGAAGCGCCGCAAGAAGAGCGCCATCGGCCGCTTCAGTAGGGCGGTCGTCAAGTCCTTCAAGAGCAGCGACAAGAACTGTTCGCGTCATAAGGACGTCGAGCTGGCCAACGAAAAGCTCCGCCAGATCAACCGTG GACCCGCTTGTTACTGTACAGCGGATCAGCTTCGGAAGACAACAAGGAACACCAGCGCCTACACGAAACGGTCCGCCCCCACGCTCGGCGAGCAGAATCACCATGATCTCGCAGGAAGACTGGGTGATGGGATGAAAACCATTTCAG AGACTTCCAAAGACGTTATGCGGTACCACGACGTGTCACCAGTGGCCACAAGACACCCGCATGGCATCACTGTGGTGTCTGGCGTCCGAACAAGAACGTACACCGAGGCCAA GAGCAGTCTTCCGGAGGAGGCGGGCAGCCCCGGCACTCGTGCGGAGCACGTCGAGACTCGCGTCAACGTGGCCGTGCTTCGGCAAGAAGTGGAAGAGTCGTTCGCCGTTATCGAGGCCAACAGCCCCGCTCCGTCCTCATCATTGTCAACGGCCAACCTCAGTGTCTCTG AGGACGTGTCATCGCTGAACACTCAGCAACTGCCACCATCAACCGGGCCTGCAGTGCTGGAGTGCGGCCAGATGCAAGAAATGAAGATCCACAAGTCGGCGGGTGGAGATGACTGCAGTCACCAGCGGTCTGTTAGCAAAAATACAACAGTGTCTGACCTCAG GACGGCAAGCGTTGCGGCTGCTGCCAGTGCAGAGTTCTGCGCCGAGATGGCGCGGCAGGTGAAGGATGTCTCGGTGCAGACGGACATGACGCTGATGTCCGACGTTCCACCCGAGCAGCAGCAGCGAAAGACCTCGCGCATCTGGGAGGCGCTGCGGAATTTCTTCAGCGCGCTCCGAGACTTCTTCCTGTGCGCTGCGCTCGCTCACAGGGAAGCCGCCGCATCCGACTGA
- the LOC142790057 gene encoding uncharacterized protein LOC142790057 isoform X3: MPILYTDGSNTADAGAAASSAASTSQQRDDRSDKKRRKKSAIGRFSRAVVKSFKSSDKNCSRHKDVELANEKLRQINRADQLRKTTRNTSAYTKRSAPTLGEQNHHDLAGRLGDGMKTISETSKDVMRYHDVSPVATRHPHGITVVSGVRTRTYTEAKSSLPEEAGSPGTRAEHVETRVNVAVLRQEVEESFAVIEANSPAPSSSLSTANLSVSAEDVSSLNTQQLPPSTGPAVLECGQMQEMKIHKSAGGDDCSHQRSVSKNTTVSDLRTASVAAAASAEFCAEMARQVKDVSVQTDMTLMSDVPPEQQQRKTSRIWEALRNFFSALRDFFLCAALAHREAAASD; the protein is encoded by the exons ATGCCCATCCTGTACACCGATGGTAGCAATACCGCAGACGCCGGAGCAGCCGCCTCCTCCGCCGCATCGACGTCGCAACAAAGAGATGACAGATCGGACAAGAAGCGCCGCAAGAAGAGCGCCATCGGCCGCTTCAGTAGGGCGGTCGTCAAGTCCTTCAAGAGCAGCGACAAGAACTGTTCGCGTCATAAGGACGTCGAGCTGGCCAACGAAAAGCTCCGCCAGATCAACCGTG CGGATCAGCTTCGGAAGACAACAAGGAACACCAGCGCCTACACGAAACGGTCCGCCCCCACGCTCGGCGAGCAGAATCACCATGATCTCGCAGGAAGACTGGGTGATGGGATGAAAACCATTTCAG AGACTTCCAAAGACGTTATGCGGTACCACGACGTGTCACCAGTGGCCACAAGACACCCGCATGGCATCACTGTGGTGTCTGGCGTCCGAACAAGAACGTACACCGAGGCCAA GAGCAGTCTTCCGGAGGAGGCGGGCAGCCCCGGCACTCGTGCGGAGCACGTCGAGACTCGCGTCAACGTGGCCGTGCTTCGGCAAGAAGTGGAAGAGTCGTTCGCCGTTATCGAGGCCAACAGCCCCGCTCCGTCCTCATCATTGTCAACGGCCAACCTCAGTGTCTCTG CAGAGGACGTGTCATCGCTGAACACTCAGCAACTGCCACCATCAACCGGGCCTGCAGTGCTGGAGTGCGGCCAGATGCAAGAAATGAAGATCCACAAGTCGGCGGGTGGAGATGACTGCAGTCACCAGCGGTCTGTTAGCAAAAATACAACAGTGTCTGACCTCAG GACGGCAAGCGTTGCGGCTGCTGCCAGTGCAGAGTTCTGCGCCGAGATGGCGCGGCAGGTGAAGGATGTCTCGGTGCAGACGGACATGACGCTGATGTCCGACGTTCCACCCGAGCAGCAGCAGCGAAAGACCTCGCGCATCTGGGAGGCGCTGCGGAATTTCTTCAGCGCGCTCCGAGACTTCTTCCTGTGCGCTGCGCTCGCTCACAGGGAAGCCGCCGCATCCGACTGA